One Thermodesulfobacteriota bacterium genomic region harbors:
- the rpmA gene encoding 50S ribosomal protein L27 codes for MAHKKAGGSSRNGRDSQGQRRGVKRFSGQAVTAGSILVRQLGTRVYPGANVGMGKDYTLFAKMDGVVNYETRGKKKVVNIVAS; via the coding sequence ATGGCACATAAAAAAGCGGGCGGAAGCTCAAGGAACGGAAGGGACAGTCAGGGCCAGAGGCGCGGGGTGAAGCGTTTCTCCGGCCAGGCCGTCACCGCCGGCTCCATCCTTGTACGTCAGCTCGGCACCAGGGTCTACCCCGGAGCGAACGTCGGGATGGGCAAGGACTATACCCTCTTTGCGAAGATGGACGGGGTGGTGAACTACGAGACGAGAGGCAAAAAGAAGGTCGTAAATATAGTCGCCTCGTAA